The genomic stretch AGGagattgaggctgtgaaatcctggtctagacctaccactccgacagagattcgtagctttctaagCTTAGCAAGATACTACTTGAGGTTCGTAGAGggcttttcttctctttcagcaccatCAACGAAGTTGACACAGAAAGCAACTAAGTTTCAGTGGATAGAGGCCTATGAGCAGAGTTTCCAGGAGcttaagaacaggttgacctcagtgccagttctagcacttccagagggcccagatggttatgccatgtattaCGATGCCTCAGGTGTCAGGTTAGGATGTGTCATGATGCAATATGGGAAAGTAATTTCATATGCTTCAAGGCAATTAAGGAAGCATGAGCGGAATTATCCGACCCACGACCTCAAGTTAGCTGCAGTTGTCCATGCCTTAAGATATGgcagcattatttatatggtgttcatgttgatatattcacagatcataaaatcctgcaatatatcttcaagcaaaaagagttgaatttgcgacaGAGGCAATGGCTTAagttattgaaagattacgatgttaacattatctaccatccagggaaagctaatgttgtagcagatgTCTTAAGTCGCCAATCTATGGGCagcttagcacatgtagaggccgagaaaagacaattaactagagagattcatcaattgtCTTGTTCGGGGGTTCGGTTAGTAAACTCTGGCAATGGTGGAGGtgtactccaaaatactgcaaaatcatctctcatagctgaagtaaaAGAGAGGCAATACGAGTACCCAGAGCTGGTCGAGTTGAGAGAGCGAGTTCCCTAGCAGAAGAAGCCGTTGTTAGAGCTCAAGAGAGATGGGGTTCTTAGATATGGGGGTCTTTTGTGTGTTCCAGATGTAGCAGGGCTACGAGACATgattatgtcagaggcacattattcGTGGTACTACATTCATCCTGGGtcgacgaagatgtatcatgacattaaggatgtgtaCTGGTGGAAcaatatgaagaagaacattgttgAGTATGTCGCTAAGTGTCCTAGTTGCCAGCAGGTGATGATAGAGCACCAGAATCCCGgagggctaatgcagactatagagatcccaacatggaaatgggaggcgataaacatggactttatcacgggtttacctcgttctcatcataagtttgattctatatgggtgatagtcgataggctcacgaaatcagctcatttcctacCGGTCAGATCTACATATACAACAGAAGGTTatgcaaaattatatattaatgAGATAGTGTGACTACACGGAGTACTagtatctattatatctgaccgtggggcctagtttacaacacatttttggaggtcatttcagaaagGTCTAGGGACTTAGGTGAATCTCATCACAGTTTTTCATCCACAAACTAATGGACAAGCCGAGCGCACAATTCAGATgctcgaggatatgttacgagcatgtatgttggattttaaaagaagttgggatgaacatctacctcttatcgagtttgcatataataacaatTACCACttcagtatccagatggctccgtacgaggctttgtatgggcataggtgcagatctcctatagggtggtttaATGTTAGAGAATCTaggttacatgggccagacctagtTCAGcgggccatagaaaaagtaaagcttatccgagAGCGACTATTGACAGCTTAGAGTCattagaagtcatattctgacgtacAGCGACGAGACttagagttcggggttaatgactggtattcttaaaggtgtcacctatgaagggtgtgatgaggtttggtaagaaaggcaagcttagcccacggtatattggacTTTATAGGATTATTCGGAGAGTGgaccaagtagcttatgagttagaattgccctcggaattggagtctgtccaaccggtttttcacgtatctatgttacagaagtgcattggagatcctacccgagtggtgcccatagatgatgtacagattacggaggacttgtcatacgacgAAATACTGGTTGCCATCCTAGACTGACAAATCCGCAAACTACGAAGTAAGGAGATAGCCTCCGTGAAGGTTTTATGGAGAAGCAAGGAGATGGAAGAGATGACGTGGGAAGCGgaggaagaaatgaagtataAATACCCCCACCTATTTCAAACTGAATATACGGCTCGAGGTGGGATACCTCAACACAGCTCTATTCAGGTCGGTAGGTCATCAGGTAAGCTCTTATTTTTGACTTTCAGAATTTATAATAGAAAGTTGTGAGAGGCCAAGTGTAGCATGTATAGTATGTTTTCTGGCTGCGTGCAGGGTGGTTTTAGTCTAGTGTATGGAGGAGACTCTGGTAAAATTTTCCCAAAGTATCTAAgagtaaacattcgaggacgaatgtttctaacgggggaaggatgttacatctcgcattttttgtatgttaaagtttcatcTTTAGTTAATTGATGTAGACTCGATGATAAGATTttcttgagattataagcattattcTATTTCAAACACATGATGGGTAAATTCGTGAAGGAGAGAAGGTAAGcaaatagaagaaaatgagtttcgttgaaggttgtcgatttgggataaaatatggtccgaGTGATAATACCTAATATTTATGGACTAGCACCatataaggtaccatatgaccatgatagtataatatataaagtgtattaaaaataagtagaattttaagtaatttaagataattcttaattatgtgagggattgattaattatcgggtaacaggatATTACCAAATTAATTAATAAGTTAAGGGATAAGATTAAAAATCCCTCCCACCCCTACGTGGCATTAAGACACCACCAAACCATATTACTCTTAGTCATTATGGGTTATGTAGCAATCAATTCAATATAAGGCAAGGATCAAATTAAAAGATAGATATGATACTACGTATCTTTCTATTCAtattcaaagatatcaaatccaTTTCTTTGGCAAAGATTGTATAGAAAGGAAAAGCAAGGAATATAGGTGAGGGGACCTTTGAAGTTCAAATGATACCTCACGTTACTATAGTGACGACACTCTTAGATTTGTAAAGAAAATCATACAAAATTGCACTGCGTAATAACAACGGGATTTTGCAACTCTAACGGAGTACAGTGCAATCCTTcttaagaatatcatacggattcttcctactccaggtatgttaaggctaagcacttccttcattttggcatgatctcgtaattacataCATTTGacaacgagacataaagagaaattcatattccGGAATTAATGTACATTTTCCTAGTCTtgtaagttacagtattctccttAACatgacttcatattcaattgagtattttcttctttcagtcaagagagcagagagtctatatatacaatattacagtattttcactaccatcgatctataatcgatgggtaggcctctattgggcaatctctgatcagatggtaagttatataccgggCCTACTGTGGTccagcgcctatgagcgagcccagttggtcgagatacaaagcctagtatggccaagcgcctatgagcgagcctactacagtagagcagtatatatatatatatatatatatatatatatatatatatatatatatatatatatatatatatagggacggacaactattttactcactatattgagaaagttgagtcagtatcaacaagtaaacatatcttcagattatctttgacttccagctggtttcagttattatattatcagttcagtttcagctttcagttatatTATTGCCttgcatactcggtacattatttcgtactgacaccCCTTTTctagggacgctgcatttcatgcatccAGGTTCAGACAGACATGCGACTaaacctcctcagtaggtgttgcccgaattcagctttatcggtaagctccatgtctttcggagtttccgggtctaAAAGTTTTGTGTACATATTGTGTATATATGCATAGAGGTTATGGGTAGGTTGGGGCCTTGTTCTGATCACAgtacatccatcagtagaggcttgtagacatatcctgtcagttagtgtagtatgttgggcttgtaggccctgtatgtatattttgttagCTTGTCAGCTATAGTAGTTATGATGGTCTTaccggcccagctttatattgacatttagtcagcattagcttccattcagttttatattttgcttcaCAAATTGTCTTACATTGTGgaccatggccaaagtatgacattatatatTCAGAGcctcttagtcgcaagttggtatcCAAGGATAGATGAGGCATCGGGTGTCGATCTCGTCCccctaggttcggggcgtgacaataaGTTTAAAAGTTTCTATTAACAAAAGAATTATTTAACTACTTCATGATTATTGAGTTTGCAGTCGCCTTATAAAATCCATGATTTTTCACACTGTTGGTATTACATTATTGGACCGCTAGTACGTGTCGAAGTTGACCTCCCATCACTActttttcgaggttagactagatacttactgggtacgcgttgttttcgtactcatactacacttgctatgcatttttgttgcacgggAACATGTATGTCTTGTGGCCTCATTGGGCACagcgacatggttgatacggTGACTTAGGTGAGTTACATCTCTCGAGACAACCCGCAACcagtagagtctccttcagagtattgtattttcttttttgtctaagttgtattccggacagttattatATTACATTTTATTTCCTAAAAATTGcacatgcacttgtgacaccgggttctgggatgactatgggattattcagtattttaattttgttaaagACATCATTATTTACTCTGTGAAGTTCATCGGTTATTGTTTAATgtaaggaaaaaaataatttcaaaaatactaaaatgagaatttaactAATTatttaatgttggcttgcctgacaatggtgttcgACGCCATCACGACCATTAATAGATTTTGGGACGTGACACTCCGGTACCTGAAAAGACCTCGGTACCTAATAGAAATCCAATGACTCCTCCTCTCCATTATATTCAATAGGGATGGAAGAGGGCACTAACTATTGTAGTTTCTATTTGcttgtttctttccctttgcTACTGGACAAGGTAACTGCATTCATTTCTCTTGCAGCTGGTTGATCTCCTCTAATTTGTTTGAACACTTCCGGTGTGGGAAACTTCAGCAGTTGATGATAAGCTGATGGTGCAACTTTCATTTCATGCATCTATGACCTTCAAAGGATCACGTTGTATCCTATATCACAATCTACAACTTCGAACAAAGTGGTCTTTGTTTTCCTTCGGCATGCGTGGGCAGTAAAATCTCTCATCGAATCATAACGCTTGTTAAGTTGAACCCGGCTGGAAGCTTTGTTGCCGGAACTATATTTCCGGTTAACTTCACTTGCTCCAATACTCTCCATTGTATGATATTGTCTGAACTACTTGGATCAACCAACacacatttaattttaaaatttaagaCATTAAGTGATATTACCATAGCATTATTGTGCGGTAGAAGAAGGCCATTAGCATCCTCGTCTATAAAGGTGATGTCATCATCTTCTGAAGCTTCTCGAATCCTCTTGCCATGAGTTTTTGATATTTTTGTCTTCTTTGCTGCTAAAAATATCACCCCATTTACTTCGTCACCACCAAAGATCATGTTAATCGTCGAGTGAGGTGACCCTACAGCTAGTTTAGCCGTCTTCCCAGTGTCTTGATTTTTCCCATAATTGATTTTGGCCCGATCACTTAGAAATTCTCTAAGGTGACCATTCTTCAGTAGCACTGCAACCTCTTCCCGAAGGTGCTGACAGTCCTTAGATCTATGTCCATGTGTTCCGTGGAATTCACACCATAGATTAGGATCTCTTTGACTAGGATCCGATTGAATATGTTTCAAAAATCTTTCCTCCTTAATATTTCTAAAAGCCAAAACCATCTTTACTAAACTGATGTTGAAGTTGTAGCCGTAATAGAAAAACTTTACAAGAGAAAGAATCATCGTGATCCTAGAAGGTCTTCGGTCTGCATCGAAATCAGTTTTGAACTTCTCCTAATTCCAATTACGTTATGTCCTTTGGAAGACACCGAGGAACTCATTTGATCATCTTCTATTCTAATTTTTGATTTATAGCGATTGTGGACATCTGCCCATATAGTTACTTAAAATTCTAACAAACTTTCCTTTAACTTCTTTGAGGCATCAGAGCTTAATGCATTGAGATCCTTGGTAAATACTTCAGCTGCCCAGACGTCCGATACTTTCGGTTACAACATCCTTTACTTCTGAAACTGGATCACGGACTCTCACAATAGTTCAGATTCTCCTTGGGCGATTCTGAATATATCTGCCTTTCTAGCTTGGATTCTTCTTACCCCAACATGAGCTTTAATGAACAAATCTACAAGCATTTCAAAAGAATCAATTGAATGGTCGTATAAAAGAGAATACCAATTTAAAGCACCATTTGTTAGGATTTCGTGAAAATTTTCAACAAAACAGATTTGATCTCATACGGGGCCAAGTCATTTCCCTTTACTGCCGTAGTATAAGTTGTGATATGCTCTTGTAGATTCGAAGTCCCATCATACTTCTGGATGTCAGGCATCTTAAATATTATCGAAATAATTCTGGTGCTGCACTTGGTATGAATGGCAATTGTGTATACATCTTTGAATCTGGTCCCTTTAACACCGATGGTGGAACCGGAATCTAATCCATCCGAGCATAACATTTCTTATTATTTTGGTCCATTCGTTCATTCATTTCTCTCATAAATATCATGAGCTCAGTTTTGAAAGGATCATTAGTATTATTGTCGTTCCCAAATCCACTATCTGCACCGTCGGCCTCATTAAAATCGAACTCCTCCCTTGGAGCATCGTTACCGGTCCTTTGAACTGTTTGATTTGCTAGGACGCTGGGAGAAATCCGAACTCCTCCATTGGAGTTGTTGGAAGCAATCGAAAGCGCCTATTTCAATTCCGTCATTACCCGATTTTGCCTTAAGAGGTGATTCATAATTTCCCTTTGTTACTCCCTCAAAATTTTAACTATCTCAACAACTCGTTCATCGTCCATATCATCAAGAGTTGGTCTTCTCACATGCCGAGGGTTTTGTTCTCCACGAACCGGAGTTGTTTCATCCCCTTTGCGAGTTTCACTAGTTAAAACATCACGCTGGAACACATCCTCGTTGTTTGTTCCATCATTGTAAGAGGTTCTCACATCATTAGCTGTCATAtctaatttttcttttaataaagaaaagaatcaaaccgCATTAGTAACAAATAATTACACAATTGTCTATGCCTCGCTGTGGGAGCCAAATTGTTTACCTgtaaaacggtacagttgaatttgtaaCGTGTTTTATAGACACGTAAATTAGTTGTTCCAAGAATATAAAAATAACAAGAACAAAAataacttgaaaaaatacaattCTGGCCATTGATGTAGCTTCTCCGGAAGCAGTAATAAGTGCAATATTaagaacaaaaataaagagaataatTTGATATAAAAAGAGCAACTTATAGCCTTTTGAGTACATATGATTTTTCGTGTCTAATTATGGGTACAAAATTTCTCTATTTATAGCTCTATTCAAGGAGACAAGATCCTAAAATCAAGTTCTTATTGATTAAGAATAAAACCCTTAATGATAGCTACATAACGGTCGAACGTTAATACATAGATTCTTTGTAACGGCTACTCattaaatgctgtcttttctaaCCGATGTCTTCCTATCATATTTTCGTTCTCGCTTCCAATGCCTTCAGAACTTATTCAGCACTGGTCACATGCTTGTATTCAGTGCCAACTATTTGCTGACTCATATCTTGTCTGTCTTCAGTTCCACGTGTCATCTCATCATCCATCCAACTGTCGCTAACCACTTTTACCCATATAAGGTGTAAGATGTAAAATGATATAGTTGAAATTATCACTAAGTGGCTACGGGGAAATTTGCAATTTAAAAGATATAAGATCTCAAAAAAATAATGTGTCTTGTTACAataatttttagaaaaaaatgaaCTTAATACTTGACTCAAATATCACAAAATTATAAAGGAAAAAATGAGGAAAAGTTATACATTAGTAGCTTGCAACTAAAAATTGCAGAATTATTTTGTTTCAATAATAATAGGATAGATTGAGTGTTACTTGTAACTATTTACATTTGGATACATCCCTAGTtccaaagtaaaagaaattaaTTATTCATTATTTGTAAACTTTATAGTATACAGTAATATTCAATACATAAAAATTTAGTCTTTTATTTtacaaatatattttttaaatttcttttagaaaataaaaaatgcaattaGCCGGTACATATTACAAATTTATATCGTAATGTTCAATATTATTTTTCACACCGAACCAAATTCTCAAAGAACCTTAGTATCCTAAATTTGGCATAACAGTACTAGATATTCTTCTCAACATTCGAGCTGATTGTACTTGTCAATcattagaagaaaaaaagaaagaagagcaAAACTCATTTTACCCCTTAACCTTTAAGAGTTGAAACCTTTTGAATGAGAGCGACAATCCACTTTGGCTCAAAAATCTCGCGGAAAAATGTAAAAATATCAAAATGTGCTATGAAataaaagtaatttagtaaaacatgaacaagaaataaaagcaatttagtaaaacatgaacaagaaatagacatagagagaaggaagagattttcttcttcaattgtgtgtattttcctatctattataagacctttatataggcatgaaaatgaagaaaatatgtcatgaaatatgtcattgaacatagaaaatatgtcatggaatatgtcattaaccatttgagagaaagatcatggaggaagagtagacatccaccatattttgatttttatcataacactcccccttggatgtccataaataatgtacctcgttaaaaccttattaggaaaaaaccctatgggaaaaaaaatcctaatgaaggaaaaagagtacacatatttagaaatacgtcttttggttgcctcgttaaaaaccttgcaaggaaaacccaatgggacaaaaccttgtaagggaaaaagagtacaacgcgtattaactccccctgatgagatcatcagttcacatcgttgagccttcgtatcccaatcttgtacactagtttcttgaaggttgacgccggtagatatttggtgaacaaatcagccatattatcacttgaacggatccgttgcacattaatatcaccattcttttgaagatcatgtgtgaacaataatttaggtgaaatgtgctttgtcctaactcctttatgaatcctccctttaattgggctatgcatgttgtattttcttcatacaaaactgtgggtagtttatcacacttcaaaccacatttgtctcgaataagatgtatagtagacctcaaccatacacattctcgacttgcttcatgaatagcaattatctcagcatgattagaagaagtagccacgattgattgcttagtcgatcgccaagatatgacagtgccacacatgtaaacacataacatgtttgagatcaagccttgtgtgtgtcagataaatactccacatcgacataaccaacaagatcggtattgcaatcattgccataaaataagcccacatcggAAATTCCCcttagataacgcaatatgtgcttgattttattccaatttctccttgagcggagctatatcttgttaagacattaactgaaaaagttatgccatgccttgtagtgttagcaagatatattagcgcaccaattgcattaagatatggtactttaggaccaagaagctcttcattattttcatgaggtcggagtggactttatttatatcgagtaatctcgcaaccatcggggtacttaatggatgtgctttatccacatagaagctctttaaaatctttttagtgtatgctgattgaaggacaaaaattctatctttcatatattcaatttgtagaccaagacaaaattttgtctttccaagatctttcatttcaaattctttctttaaacagtctactgctttaggaagctctccgggagttctaatgatatttgaatcatcaacatacatggcgattataacaaattcaaatccatatccttttataaggacacaaggacaaattgaattattcttatacccttctttcaacaagtactctctcgggcgattataccacatgcgccctgattgtttcaatctgtataaagatttttgaagctttatttaataaatttcttggaaaccttaatatgctccaagacaatttaaatctttcaatgatatccactatacgcatatcaagtttttcatatattgccagattaaaacctgaagtgactatatccactataagagaacatgtctccatataatcaatgtgaggatatttactaattttcttgtgccacaagtcgtctttatgtctatcgacttgaacctttcgcacaagaacacatttatacctcaattgactttatactttcaggtgttggactatccgtccgacttcacatttttcaagtgaagtcaatttcattgcgtattttttatttggccaatcttttatccgtccaaatttcatgacagatttgatctcaagatcctcgtcaatattaatcatattgagcgctacattatattaacaatatcgtcgacaatcattttatgtcggttccattattacccaataaagacataacttattgagatctctttatttcattattttcaggtacctgagcctctcccatgaggtcttatgaagtgttatgtcgtggtgctcttctagggcacttgcctccttattatgaccattttgaatatttgcccctctccttcttcaaggagttttatctttggaaccgattggtctgttacacttcatgcgtgccatagactctgtccctcatggactttattctatttggagcattagcagctgaaatatgacatttagctttgggtcagcaaatgcgtctggcaataatttgtaaatgaattatcacttgaacttcaagtttatattttcttgtgcgaggatctatatgtattcataataattcatttcacgtatcactttctcagctgctCATTTTCTCCCCTAATGTTGgaatcaccaacacatttcccaaccatctttgggaactcatctttgtgcattttggtggcataattaaatcatatagcacatccatatttctatatagaaattatttggttcctgaccctgaaccgattgtgatagggagaaatttttataacttggctagatgcgtacaagtgctgctgtatattacataataaatctcataccaaatttcatttttgggagttttgttctcataaccaatgatttagctataattggaggcatacaatttctgctaaatcaacttggatttaaaccagtattatcaagataaatcatcataatttatattttggaactgtgctctaataatttgagcaagcaatcttgcaaaagccaaactgcaagttgataacaaatgcacatgtgaccatagaataaatgcatctattaaaaatcatatattagtaaacggtccacatggcaggtgactgggcccatatatttatcaccttttattcgttccagaaatcaagggattcaatcccaaccttaactggtatatcatgagaataagcagcacaagagaattcttgaagaatcttctattcttcaatatatgtcaatataattcttaattaatttttcgcatcataattgaaccgagatggtcaaccggtcatgccaattaatatttgttttagtaaacctctagtttacttgtggcatatgattccatcatcatgcttatatttgcgtagtacaaatagaaagaaaatcaggtaaccttttatatttacccggtatgattatagaaatatgaagatattcaatctttcttttatttatagtctcaatttgacaaccactttgacttatacatttgaaactcaaaaagtttcttttgagactttacaatatcaatgtcattaataattttattcatctgggtagtaacaaattagtttttccggagctcttaacaacttttgtactagaagatcttttatcataccattcatatggtaaatgtctccttcacagagaaacttatatcataataaattgtcatggtcaaaattatcataagcaaaattatttcttgctttaattttgcctttaacaATTTTTATAAGgtatgccaaaatattttggcgtatcacatgtacgagaccaatgacatattcatgtaaccacacaataatatttgtTCTCTTTATTTCACTCTAACCTCCCTCaaaggtgagttgtgtggtactCATCCAATCATGccttgcatgtctttattcattactTTTATCACATATTACCACATTCACCTTTAGAAA from Nicotiana sylvestris chromosome 12, ASM39365v2, whole genome shotgun sequence encodes the following:
- the LOC138883340 gene encoding uncharacterized protein → MVLAFRNIKEERFLKHIQSDPSQRDPNLWCEFHGTHGHRSKDCQHLREEVAVLLKNGHLREFLSDRAKINYGKNQDTGKTAKLAVGSPHSTINMIFGGDEVNGVIFLAAKKTKISKTHGKRIREASEDDDITFIDEDANGLLLPHNNAMVISLNVLNFKIKCVLVDPSSSDNIIQWRVLEQVKLTGNIVPATKLPAGFNLTSVMIR